In the Euphorbia lathyris chromosome 5, ddEupLath1.1, whole genome shotgun sequence genome, one interval contains:
- the LOC136229956 gene encoding ABC transporter C family member 5 isoform X1, whose protein sequence is MGIASAFLLNSVSVSKAIQGLPVLELASICINLTLFLVFLFIISVRQIFVCVGRIRLLKDDNSVANSSPIRRSSTDGEVPVITIGSGFKLVLFCCFYVLFLQFLVLGFDGITLIREAVKGKVVDWSIICLPSVQVLAWFVLSFSALHCKFKASERFPHLLRVWWFFSFLICICTLYVDGRSFVIEGVKHLSSHVVVNFAATPALGFLCFVAIRGITGIQVCRNSDLQEPLLLEEESGCLKVTPYSDAGLFSLVTLSWLNPLLSTGAKRPLELKDIPLLAPKDRAKTNYKVLNSNWEKLKAENPSKQPSLAWAILKSFWKEAACNAIFALINTLVSYVGPYMISYFVEYLGGKETFPHEGYILAGIFFSAKLVETLTTRQWYLGVDILGMHVRSALTAMVYRKGLRISSLSKQSHTSGEIVNYMAVDVQRVGDYSWYLHDIWMLPLQIILALVILYKNVGIASVATLIATIFSIIVTVPLAKVQEEYQDKLMAAKDDRMRKTSECLRNMRILKLQAWEDRYRVKLEEMRFVEFRWLRKALYSQAFITFIFWSSPIFVSAVTFGTSILLGAQLTAGSVLSALATFRILQEPLRNFPDLVSMMAQTKVSLDRISGFLQEEDLQGDATIALPRGMTNLSIEIKDGEFCWDPTSSRPTLSGIQMKVQRGMRVAVCGVVGSGKSSFLSCILGEIPKISGEVKICGTAAYVSQSAWIQSGNIEENILFGSPMDKAKYKNVIHACSLKKDLELFSHGDQTIIGDRGINLSGGQKQRVQLARALYQDADIYLLDDPFSAVDAHTGSELFKEYILTALASKTVVFVTHQVEFLPTADIILVLKEGRIIQAGKYDDLLQAGTDFKTLVSAHHEAIEAMDIPCHSSDDNLPDVTIALHEKCDSSGSNVDSLAKEVQDGASSSDQKAIKEKKKAKRSRKKQLVQEEERVRGRVNMKVYLSYMAAAYKGSLIPLIILAQTLFQFLQIASNWWMAWANPQTEGDQPRVGPMVLLGVYMGLAFGSSCFIFVRAVLVATFGLAAAQKLFLKMLRSVFRAPMSFFDSTPAGRILNRVSIDQSVVDLDIPFRLGGFASTTIQLIGIVGVMTEVTWQVLLLVVPMAVACLWMQKYYMASSRELVRIVSIQKSPIINLFGESIAGAATIRGFGQEKRFMKRNLYLLDCFARPFFCSLAAIEWLCLRMELLSTFVFAFCMILLVSFPHGSIDPSMAGLAVTYGLNLNARLSRWILSFCKLENKIISIERIYQYSQITSEAPSIIEDVRPPCSWPENGTIDLIDLKVRYGDNLPMVLHGVSCSFPGGTKIGIVGRTGSGKSTLIQALFRLIEPVEGKIIIDNIDVSTIGLHDLRSRLSIIPQDPTLFEGTIRGNLDPLEEHSDQDIWKALDKCQLGEVVRQKDQKLDSPVLENGDNWSVGQRQLVSLGRALLKQARILVLDEATASVDTATDNLIQKIIRTEFKNCTVCTIAHRIPTVIDSDLVLVLSDGRVAEFDVPMRLLEDKSSMFLKLVTEYSSRSSGMPDF, encoded by the exons ATGGGTATCGCCTCGGCCTTCTTGCTTAATTCAGTCTCGGTTTCAAAGGCAATTCAGGGCCTGCCCGTATTGGAATTGGCCTCAATCTGCATCAATTTAACGCTTTTTCTGGTCTTTCTCTTCATAATTTCTGTCAGGCAAATTTTTGTTTGTGTTGGTAGAATTAGGTTGCTTAAGGATGATAACTCAGTTGCTAATTCAAGCCCAATTAGACGAAGTAGTACTGATGGAGAGGTTCCAGTTATTACAATCGGCTCTGGGTTTAAGTTGGTCCTGTTTTGTTGTTTCTATGTtctgtttttgcaatttttgGTGTTGGGTTTTGATGGAATAACTTTGATTAGAGAGGCTGTTAAGGGGAAAGTTGTGGACTGGTCTATCATCTGTTTACCTTCTGTACAAGTTTTAGCTTGGTTCGTGTTGAGCTTTTCAGCTCTTCATTGTAAATTTAAGGCTTCTGAGAGATTCCCACACTTGTTGAGGGTTTGGTGGTTCTTCTCATTTTTAATTTGTATATGTACTTTGTATGTTGATGGGAGAAGTTTTGTGATCGAAGGTGTTAAGCATTTGAGTTCTCATGTTGTGGTCAATTTTGCTGCAACTCCGGCCCTAGGTTTTCTATGTTTTGTAGCTATTAGGGGTATAACTGGAATACAAGTTTGTAGGAATTCTGATCTTCAAGAGCCATTGCTTCTTGAAGAGGAGTCAGGATGTCTTAAGGTCACTCCATACTCTGATGCTGGGCTATTTAGCTTGGTCACTCTTTCATGGTTAAACCCACTTCTTTCTACTGGTGCAAAGAGACCACTTGAACTTAAGGACATTCCTCTTCTTGCTCCTAAAGATCGAGCCAAGACTaattataaagttttgaatTCTAATTGGGAGAAATTGAAGGCAGAAAATCCTTCAAAACAGCCTTCTTTAGCTTGGGCAATTCTTAAGTCATTTTGGAAGGAAGCAGCCTGCAATGCCATATTTGCCTTGATAAATACTCTTGTTTCATATGTTGGTCCATACATGATTAGTTACTTTGTCGAATATTTAGGGGGAAAGGAGACTTTCCCTCATGAGGGATATATTCTTGCTGGGATATTCTTCTCAGCTAAGCTTGTGGAGACCTTAACAACTCGGCAATGGTATCTTGGTGTTGACATTTTGGGAATGCATGTGAGGTCAGCTTTGACAGCAATGGTGTACCGAAAAGGGCTTAGGATATCAAGCTTGTCTAAGCAAAGTCACACTAGTGGAGAAATTGTAAATTACATGGCAGTTGATGTTCAAAGAGTTGGGGACTACTCGTGGTATCTACATGACATATGGATGCTTCCTCTGCAAATAATTCTTGCTCTTGTAATTTTGTATAAGAATGTCGGAATTGCTTCTGTTGCAACTTTAATTGCAACCATATTTTCCATCATTGTTACTGTACCACTGGCTAAGGTTCAAGAAGAGTATCAAGACAAATTAATGGCTGCCAAGGATGATAGAATGAGGAAAACTTCCGAATGTTTGAGGAATATGAGGATTCTCAAGTTACAAGCTTGGGAGGACAGGTATCGAGTGAAGCTGGAAGAAATGCGTTTTGTGGAGTTCAGGTGGCTCCGAAAAGCCCTCTATTCACAAGCATTTATTACATTCATTTTCTGGAGCTCTCCTATATTTGTTTCAGCTGTCACTTTTGGTACTTCCATATTATTGGGTGCTCAACTCACAGCAGGAAGTGTCCTTTCTGCTCTGGCCACTTTCAGAATCCTACAAGAACCGCTCAGAAACTTCCCTGATTTGGTTTCAATGATGGCGCAGACGAAAGTTTCTCTTGATCGAATTTCTGGATTCTTACAAGAGGAAGACTTGCAGGGAGATGCAACTATTGCTCTGCCACGAGGAATGACAAACCTGTCCATAGAAATCAAAGATGGTGAATTTTGCTGGGACCCTACTTCTTCTAGGCCTACTTTATCAGGCATTCAAATGAAGGTACAGAGAGGAATGCGTGTAGCTGTTTGTGGCGTGGTTGGCTCAGGGAAATCAAGCTTTCTTTCCTGTATCCTTGGAGAGATCCCCAAAATCTCTGGTGAA GTAAAAATTTGTGGTACAGCTGCTTACGTCTCCCAATCTGCCTGGATACAATCTGGAAATATAGAAGAAAACATTCTTTTTGGAAGCCCAATGGACAAAGCAAAGTACAAAAATGTTATCCATGCCTGTTCACTAAAAAAAGACTTGGAGCTTTTCTCACATGGTGATCAGACCATCATTGGTGATAGAGGTATAAATTTGAGTGGTGGCCAGAAGCAACGTGTACAACTTGCAAGAGCTCTGTATCAAGATGCAGACATTTATTTACTTGATGATCCCTTCAGTGCAGTTGATGCTCACACTGGTTCAGAGTTGTTCAAG GAATACATATTGACAGCACTAGCAAGCAAGACAGTGGTTTTTGTGACCCATCAAGTTGAATTTTTACCTACTGCTGATATAATACTG GTTCTTAAGGAAGGTCGGATTATACAGGCAGGAAAATACGATGATCTTTTACAAGCAGGAACTGATTTCAAGACTTTGGTCTCAGCTCACCACGAAGCAATTGAAGCTATGGATATTCCATGTCACTCATCAGATGACAATTTGCCTGATGTGACTATTGCATTACACGAAAAATGTGATTCATCTGGAAGTAATGTTGACAGTTTGGCAAAGGAAGTTCAAGATGGTGCATCATCTTCAGATCAGAAAGCaatcaaagagaaaaagaaagcgAAGCGTTCGAGAAAAAAACAACTTGTTCAGGAAGAGGAAAGGGTGAGAGGAAGAGTCAACATGAAGGTATACTTGTCGTATATGGCTGCAGCATATAAAGGCTCATTGATCCCGCTAATTATCCTTGCACAAAcattatttcaatttcttcaaATAGCCAGTAACTGGTGGATGGCTTGGGCAAATCCCCAAACTGAAGGAGATCAACCTAGGGTGGGACCCATGGTCCTTCTTGGTGTTTATATGGGTCTTGCTTTTGGAAGCTCATGTTTTATATTCGTGAGGGCTGTTCTAGTTGCTACATTTGGCCTGGCGGCTGCACAGAAATTGTTTTTGAAGATGCTTAGAAGTGTGTTCAGAGCACCAATGTCTTTCTTTGACTCTACTCCAGCTGGAAGAATCCTGAATCGT GTGTCTATAGATCAAAGTGTTGTGGATCTTGACATTCCCTTTAGACTTGGTGGCTTTGCTTCAACAACTATACAGCTTATTGGAATTGTTGGCGTGATGACTGAAGTTACCTGGCAAGTTTTGCTTCTTGTCGTTCCTATGGCTGTTGCTTGCTTGTGGATGCAG AAATACTACATGGCTTCATCAAGAGAACTGGTTCGCATTGTTAGTATTcagaaatctcctatcatcaaTCTTTTTGGCGAGTCAATTGCTGGAGCAGCTACAATAAGAGGCTTTGGACAGGAGAAAAGGTTCATGAAGAGGAATCTTTATCTTCTTGATTGCTTTGCTCGTCCATTCTTCTGCAGTCTTGCAGCAATTGAATGGCTATGCTTACGTATGGAATTACTTTCGACCTTCGTGTTCGCTTTCTGCATGATTTTACTTGTTAGCTTTCCCCATGGAAGTATTGATCCAA GCATGGCGGGCCTTGCTGTAACTTATGGCCTTAATTTAAATGCTCGCCTATCACGGTGGATACTTAGCTTTTGCAAACTTGAAAACAAGATTATTTCCATAGAAAGGATCTATCAATACAGCCAAATAACTAGTGAAGCTCCATCAATTATTGAGGATGTCCGCCCTCCATGCTCCTGGCCAGAGAATGGGACAATTGATCTGATTGATTTGAAG GTTCGTTATGGTGATAATCTTCCTATGGTGCTTCATGGGGTGTCATGCAGCTTTCCCGGAGGAACGAAAATTGGAATAGTAGGGAGAACTGGTAGTGGTAAATCCACATTGATTCAAGCACTATTTCGATTGATTGAACCTGTTGAAGGGAAAATCATCATAGACAACATTGATGTATCTACAATTGGCCTACATGATCTTCGTAGCCGTCTGAGTATCATACCCCAGGATCCTACCCTATTTGAAGGCACAATTAGGGGGAATCTCGATCCCCTTGAAGAGCACTCAGATCAAGACATTTGGAAG GCCCTTGATAAATGTCAGCTAGGGGAAGTAGTCCGTCAGAAAGATCAAAAGCTTGATTCACCGG TTTTAGAAAACGGGGATAATTGGAGTGTAGGGCAAAGGCAACTTGTTTCCTTGGGTCGGGCTTTGCTCAAGCAGGCAAGAATTCTGGTGCTAGATGAAGCAACAGCATCAGTTGATACTGCTACAGACAATCTCATTCAGAAGATTATTCGGACAGAGTTCAAGAATTGCACTGTTTGCACAATTGCGCATCGTATTCCAACTGTCATTGACAGTGATCTCGTTTTGGTACTTAGCGATG GTCG
- the LOC136229956 gene encoding ABC transporter C family member 5 isoform X2, producing MGIASAFLLNSVSVSKAIQGLPVLELASICINLTLFLVFLFIISVRQIFVCVGRIRLLKDDNSVANSSPIRRSSTDGEVPVITIGSGFKLVLFCCFYVLFLQFLVLGFDGITLIREAVKGKVVDWSIICLPSVQVLAWFVLSFSALHCKFKASERFPHLLRVWWFFSFLICICTLYVDGRSFVIEGVKHLSSHVVVNFAATPALGFLCFVAIRGITGIQVCRNSDLQEPLLLEEESGCLKVTPYSDAGLFSLVTLSWLNPLLSTGAKRPLELKDIPLLAPKDRAKTNYKVLNSNWEKLKAENPSKQPSLAWAILKSFWKEAACNAIFALINTLVSYVGPYMISYFVEYLGGKETFPHEGYILAGIFFSAKLVETLTTRQWYLGVDILGMHVRSALTAMVYRKGLRISSLSKQSHTSGEIVNYMAVDVQRVGDYSWYLHDIWMLPLQIILALVILYKNVGIASVATLIATIFSIIVTVPLAKVQEEYQDKLMAAKDDRMRKTSECLRNMRILKLQAWEDRYRVKLEEMRFVEFRWLRKALYSQAFITFIFWSSPIFVSAVTFGTSILLGAQLTAGSVLSALATFRILQEPLRNFPDLVSMMAQTKVSLDRISGFLQEEDLQGDATIALPRGMTNLSIEIKDGEFCWDPTSSRPTLSGIQMKVQRGMRVAVCGVVGSGKSSFLSCILGEIPKISGEVKICGTAAYVSQSAWIQSGNIEENILFGSPMDKAKYKNVIHACSLKKDLELFSHGDQTIIGDRGINLSGGQKQRVQLARALYQDADIYLLDDPFSAVDAHTGSELFKEYILTALASKTVVFVTHQVEFLPTADIILVLKEGRIIQAGKYDDLLQAGTDFKTLVSAHHEAIEAMDIPCHSSDDNLPDVTIALHEKCDSSGSNVDSLAKEVQDGASSSDQKAIKEKKKAKRSRKKQLVQEEERVRGRVNMKVYLSYMAAAYKGSLIPLIILAQTLFQFLQIASNWWMAWANPQTEGDQPRVGPMVLLGVYMGLAFGSSCFIFVRAVLVATFGLAAAQKLFLKMLRSVFRAPMSFFDSTPAGRILNRVSIDQSVVDLDIPFRLGGFASTTIQLIGIVGVMTEVTWQVLLLVVPMAVACLWMQKYYMASSRELVRIVSIQKSPIINLFGESIAGAATIRGFGQEKRFMKRNLYLLDCFARPFFCSLAAIEWLCLRMELLSTFVFAFCMILLVSFPHGSIDPSMAGLAVTYGLNLNARLSRWILSFCKLENKIISIERIYQYSQITSEAPSIIEDVRPPCSWPENGTIDLIDLKVRYGDNLPMVLHGVSCSFPGGTKIGIVGRTGSGKSTLIQALFRLIEPVEGKIIIDNIDVSTIGLHDLRSRLSIIPQDPTLFEGTIRGNLDPLEEHSDQDIWKALDKCQLGEVVRQKDQKLDSPGM from the exons ATGGGTATCGCCTCGGCCTTCTTGCTTAATTCAGTCTCGGTTTCAAAGGCAATTCAGGGCCTGCCCGTATTGGAATTGGCCTCAATCTGCATCAATTTAACGCTTTTTCTGGTCTTTCTCTTCATAATTTCTGTCAGGCAAATTTTTGTTTGTGTTGGTAGAATTAGGTTGCTTAAGGATGATAACTCAGTTGCTAATTCAAGCCCAATTAGACGAAGTAGTACTGATGGAGAGGTTCCAGTTATTACAATCGGCTCTGGGTTTAAGTTGGTCCTGTTTTGTTGTTTCTATGTtctgtttttgcaatttttgGTGTTGGGTTTTGATGGAATAACTTTGATTAGAGAGGCTGTTAAGGGGAAAGTTGTGGACTGGTCTATCATCTGTTTACCTTCTGTACAAGTTTTAGCTTGGTTCGTGTTGAGCTTTTCAGCTCTTCATTGTAAATTTAAGGCTTCTGAGAGATTCCCACACTTGTTGAGGGTTTGGTGGTTCTTCTCATTTTTAATTTGTATATGTACTTTGTATGTTGATGGGAGAAGTTTTGTGATCGAAGGTGTTAAGCATTTGAGTTCTCATGTTGTGGTCAATTTTGCTGCAACTCCGGCCCTAGGTTTTCTATGTTTTGTAGCTATTAGGGGTATAACTGGAATACAAGTTTGTAGGAATTCTGATCTTCAAGAGCCATTGCTTCTTGAAGAGGAGTCAGGATGTCTTAAGGTCACTCCATACTCTGATGCTGGGCTATTTAGCTTGGTCACTCTTTCATGGTTAAACCCACTTCTTTCTACTGGTGCAAAGAGACCACTTGAACTTAAGGACATTCCTCTTCTTGCTCCTAAAGATCGAGCCAAGACTaattataaagttttgaatTCTAATTGGGAGAAATTGAAGGCAGAAAATCCTTCAAAACAGCCTTCTTTAGCTTGGGCAATTCTTAAGTCATTTTGGAAGGAAGCAGCCTGCAATGCCATATTTGCCTTGATAAATACTCTTGTTTCATATGTTGGTCCATACATGATTAGTTACTTTGTCGAATATTTAGGGGGAAAGGAGACTTTCCCTCATGAGGGATATATTCTTGCTGGGATATTCTTCTCAGCTAAGCTTGTGGAGACCTTAACAACTCGGCAATGGTATCTTGGTGTTGACATTTTGGGAATGCATGTGAGGTCAGCTTTGACAGCAATGGTGTACCGAAAAGGGCTTAGGATATCAAGCTTGTCTAAGCAAAGTCACACTAGTGGAGAAATTGTAAATTACATGGCAGTTGATGTTCAAAGAGTTGGGGACTACTCGTGGTATCTACATGACATATGGATGCTTCCTCTGCAAATAATTCTTGCTCTTGTAATTTTGTATAAGAATGTCGGAATTGCTTCTGTTGCAACTTTAATTGCAACCATATTTTCCATCATTGTTACTGTACCACTGGCTAAGGTTCAAGAAGAGTATCAAGACAAATTAATGGCTGCCAAGGATGATAGAATGAGGAAAACTTCCGAATGTTTGAGGAATATGAGGATTCTCAAGTTACAAGCTTGGGAGGACAGGTATCGAGTGAAGCTGGAAGAAATGCGTTTTGTGGAGTTCAGGTGGCTCCGAAAAGCCCTCTATTCACAAGCATTTATTACATTCATTTTCTGGAGCTCTCCTATATTTGTTTCAGCTGTCACTTTTGGTACTTCCATATTATTGGGTGCTCAACTCACAGCAGGAAGTGTCCTTTCTGCTCTGGCCACTTTCAGAATCCTACAAGAACCGCTCAGAAACTTCCCTGATTTGGTTTCAATGATGGCGCAGACGAAAGTTTCTCTTGATCGAATTTCTGGATTCTTACAAGAGGAAGACTTGCAGGGAGATGCAACTATTGCTCTGCCACGAGGAATGACAAACCTGTCCATAGAAATCAAAGATGGTGAATTTTGCTGGGACCCTACTTCTTCTAGGCCTACTTTATCAGGCATTCAAATGAAGGTACAGAGAGGAATGCGTGTAGCTGTTTGTGGCGTGGTTGGCTCAGGGAAATCAAGCTTTCTTTCCTGTATCCTTGGAGAGATCCCCAAAATCTCTGGTGAA GTAAAAATTTGTGGTACAGCTGCTTACGTCTCCCAATCTGCCTGGATACAATCTGGAAATATAGAAGAAAACATTCTTTTTGGAAGCCCAATGGACAAAGCAAAGTACAAAAATGTTATCCATGCCTGTTCACTAAAAAAAGACTTGGAGCTTTTCTCACATGGTGATCAGACCATCATTGGTGATAGAGGTATAAATTTGAGTGGTGGCCAGAAGCAACGTGTACAACTTGCAAGAGCTCTGTATCAAGATGCAGACATTTATTTACTTGATGATCCCTTCAGTGCAGTTGATGCTCACACTGGTTCAGAGTTGTTCAAG GAATACATATTGACAGCACTAGCAAGCAAGACAGTGGTTTTTGTGACCCATCAAGTTGAATTTTTACCTACTGCTGATATAATACTG GTTCTTAAGGAAGGTCGGATTATACAGGCAGGAAAATACGATGATCTTTTACAAGCAGGAACTGATTTCAAGACTTTGGTCTCAGCTCACCACGAAGCAATTGAAGCTATGGATATTCCATGTCACTCATCAGATGACAATTTGCCTGATGTGACTATTGCATTACACGAAAAATGTGATTCATCTGGAAGTAATGTTGACAGTTTGGCAAAGGAAGTTCAAGATGGTGCATCATCTTCAGATCAGAAAGCaatcaaagagaaaaagaaagcgAAGCGTTCGAGAAAAAAACAACTTGTTCAGGAAGAGGAAAGGGTGAGAGGAAGAGTCAACATGAAGGTATACTTGTCGTATATGGCTGCAGCATATAAAGGCTCATTGATCCCGCTAATTATCCTTGCACAAAcattatttcaatttcttcaaATAGCCAGTAACTGGTGGATGGCTTGGGCAAATCCCCAAACTGAAGGAGATCAACCTAGGGTGGGACCCATGGTCCTTCTTGGTGTTTATATGGGTCTTGCTTTTGGAAGCTCATGTTTTATATTCGTGAGGGCTGTTCTAGTTGCTACATTTGGCCTGGCGGCTGCACAGAAATTGTTTTTGAAGATGCTTAGAAGTGTGTTCAGAGCACCAATGTCTTTCTTTGACTCTACTCCAGCTGGAAGAATCCTGAATCGT GTGTCTATAGATCAAAGTGTTGTGGATCTTGACATTCCCTTTAGACTTGGTGGCTTTGCTTCAACAACTATACAGCTTATTGGAATTGTTGGCGTGATGACTGAAGTTACCTGGCAAGTTTTGCTTCTTGTCGTTCCTATGGCTGTTGCTTGCTTGTGGATGCAG AAATACTACATGGCTTCATCAAGAGAACTGGTTCGCATTGTTAGTATTcagaaatctcctatcatcaaTCTTTTTGGCGAGTCAATTGCTGGAGCAGCTACAATAAGAGGCTTTGGACAGGAGAAAAGGTTCATGAAGAGGAATCTTTATCTTCTTGATTGCTTTGCTCGTCCATTCTTCTGCAGTCTTGCAGCAATTGAATGGCTATGCTTACGTATGGAATTACTTTCGACCTTCGTGTTCGCTTTCTGCATGATTTTACTTGTTAGCTTTCCCCATGGAAGTATTGATCCAA GCATGGCGGGCCTTGCTGTAACTTATGGCCTTAATTTAAATGCTCGCCTATCACGGTGGATACTTAGCTTTTGCAAACTTGAAAACAAGATTATTTCCATAGAAAGGATCTATCAATACAGCCAAATAACTAGTGAAGCTCCATCAATTATTGAGGATGTCCGCCCTCCATGCTCCTGGCCAGAGAATGGGACAATTGATCTGATTGATTTGAAG GTTCGTTATGGTGATAATCTTCCTATGGTGCTTCATGGGGTGTCATGCAGCTTTCCCGGAGGAACGAAAATTGGAATAGTAGGGAGAACTGGTAGTGGTAAATCCACATTGATTCAAGCACTATTTCGATTGATTGAACCTGTTGAAGGGAAAATCATCATAGACAACATTGATGTATCTACAATTGGCCTACATGATCTTCGTAGCCGTCTGAGTATCATACCCCAGGATCCTACCCTATTTGAAGGCACAATTAGGGGGAATCTCGATCCCCTTGAAGAGCACTCAGATCAAGACATTTGGAAG GCCCTTGATAAATGTCAGCTAGGGGAAGTAGTCCGTCAGAAAGATCAAAAGCTTGATTCACCGGGTATGTAA